The Silvibacterium dinghuense region CGGCGTCCGTCGAGGTAAACGGGCTGCTCAACGCCGTCTGATACACCGGCCCGGTGCTCGACGTCGTCGCATACACATAAGACTGCGCGCCCACATCCTGCCGGTCGGCAGCCAGAAACCACGAACTGGACCTGGTCAGCGGTCCACTCAGATCGCCGCTCGCATAAAACGCCGCATACTCCGGCTGCTCCACGACAAACGGATTCTTGGTATCGAACGCCGAATCTTCACCCAGCAGGTCCAGGTCACCGTGCAGCTTGTCCCCGCCGGCCTGCGTGAAGACCTCCACATGGTTTTCGCCGGTCGAGTCGTACTGTGCCGAATAGGGGTTCTGGTTCAGCCGGATCTCGCGGATCGCTGCCTTGGGAGGCAGGCGGCTCATCGTGAAACCATCCACCTGCATGTTCATCGGCGATCCGCTGCCAGACATCGCCTGCAGCAGCGTCTTCAGATCGCCCGGGTTTGTCGGCAGCGATGCCAGATCGCGCCTGGTCAGCACCAGGGCCTGCTGCGAGCGCTCCGGCGTCGCATCCAGCTCTTCCCCGCTCACGGCTATATCCTGCCGCTGTATTTCTATCTTCAGAGAGAGCCTCAGCCGCAGTGAAACTCCGTCCTCAACCTGCAGCCCAGTGCGGTCCTCGGCCTGAAAACCCTTTGTCACGATGTGCAGAGAATAGGCTCCGGAAGCCAGAGCCTCGAAGCGAAAGGTGCCTTCCGCATCGGAGCGGCCCAGCAGCGAGGCTCCATCCGGCCCAGTCAGCACCACCTGCGCTCCAGCCACCAGCGCCCCGGTCGGATCGACAATCACTCCGGAAACGCTTCCTTCTGCTGCCCGTACCTGGCTGTGTCCTTCGGTGAGCACCTGCGCCCGCACCATTCCAGCCCCGGCGATCAACAGGAGAGCCAGAATCAACCAGGCTTGCGGAGTTCTTCGCCTCTCAGGCTTCCCCAACTGTCGATACGCCGCTACAGACCACCAGCCCATGGATCTCCCACACTGCGCATGGAGCAGAAAACAAGGCTCCTGTCGCGTCTTCACATCTACCTGGCAGACACCTCCAGCGGCACGCCGCCCGTACTTCTGCGCCGTCGCCCGCAAAGCTTTCTATGCGCGTTCCGGGTGACCTCAAGATAAATGAAAAATCTGCAATCGAGACAGCCAGCACGCGCTGGCCCATGCCGTCCGGTTGGGGGGAAAGACGGCTTTATTAACTAAACCGTAAATCCGCACGAAATCCCTTTTTCCCCACTCCCACTCTCGTGTTACTTCGTTGCTCGCGAAGTGGGATTTCCCATCCGGTGCTCTCGCAGGAGACTGATCCTGTCACGAGGGTTGCGGTTTGGGGGAACAACAGCTCTCAAGACGCGCAAGGCCCGCCATCCGGCGGGCCTTGCGTCTTTTGTATAGAGCCAATACGGTATTGTTCCGACGTGATTGCAGCGCTCATCGGAATCGGCATCGAAGCAGCTTCTACGCGCCGCAGCTTCTACACACCATGGTGCTGACTCAGCGTCCCGCCTGCTTCTTGAAAAACATACCCGCCGCCAGAAACAGCGCCGACACCACGGCCGCAAGCACGCCCCGGCTCAGAGCATGGTGATGCAGTGCGAGCACGGCATCGAAAAACCATGCCGCCGCACCCAGAAACCATATCCGATAGGAATTCCGGCTCACTCTATTTATGGGATGCAGCAGTCCATGGCAACGGTCCCTACTCCACCTTCAATACCAGGCACTTCAGGTACTCGGTCTCGGGGATGGTCAGCACCACCGGATGATCGGCAGCCGCGCCGCGCCGCTCGAGCAGCCGCACCCGCCGTCCGACATCACCTGCCGCAGCGGCCACGACGGCCTGGAACTCTGCTCCGGAAACATGATGCGAGCAGGAGTTCGTGACCAGTACGCCACCCGGACGCAGCATCTTCATCGCGCGCAGATTCATTTCCTTATAGCCGCGCAATGCCCCCTCCACCGCACGCTTCGACTTGGCAAAGGCCGGAGGGTCGAGCACGATGGTGTCGAACTTCGTTCCTGCCTCGCTCCAGTCCTTGAGCAGATCGAAGGCATTCGCCTCCATCCAGTCGACCTGCGCCTTCAGGTGCGGGTTCAGACCGAGATTGCTTTCGGCCACTTCGAGAGAGGCGTGGGAGACGTCGACGCCGGTGACCCGGCTGCAGGTCTGCGCCAGGTGCAGCGCGAAACCGCCCTGATAGGTGCAGACATCGAGCGCCTCGCCGTGCGCATAGCGCGCTGCGGCGGAGTAGTTCTCACGCTGATCGAGGAAGGCCCCGGTCTTCTGCCCGGCCGCCGCGTCGTAGTGGAAGGCAAGCCCATTCAAGCGAAAAACAGTCTTCAGCAGCGGCTCTTCTTCCGCCGACCACAGCGGCGCAGAGCCAGCATCGGCGCTCAGCTTCTCCAGCTCGCGAATCCGCGGGTCGGGCCGTTCCACGATGACCGACACCTCCGGACCGAGTGCCGCACGCAGCGTCTCTGTGACCACAATCCGTACCGCTACCGAGTCCAGAGCCTTCGAAAGCAGCTGCACCACGACCAGGCGGCCGTACTTGTCCACAATCAGACCCGGCAAACCATCTGCCTCGCTGAAGACCAGCCGGCTGGCGTCCGTGTCCGTGCCGGTAAAAATCGGCTGCCGCTGCTCGATAGCCGCCTTCAGCCGTGAGGCCAGCAATCCGAGCCACGCTGCCTCGCTCTCCAGCACCTCCGTCGAGATCAGCCGCAGGGCGATCTCCGAGTAGGGACTGTAAAGCGCCGTCCCCAAGGCCACGCCGCGCGTATCGTTCACCGTGAGCAGGCGCGGAGCATCGGCTTCCGCCCCGGCCTCGACGATCGCGTCGGCCGGCAGCGCCGCAATATCCGACCGGTAGACCCACACATGCCCACGCCGCAGCCGCTCGGCGCCGCGCCGCGAGACTACCGCTACGCCCGCCTCGCCCATCTCCAGCGCCGGAGCCGGCCGCACGCTCTTCTGCGCCGGCCGGCGAGCGCCATCGCGCTTCTCCTGCCGGTTTGCGAGGCTCTTCCCCTTGCTCTTTGCCTGGGCCGGACGTTCTGCGCGCGGCCCTTTCCCTGTAGCCTGTTTATCTGTCTTCATGCCAAACAGTCATCTTCGCACAGTGAGCCTGCGCTCTCCCATGGGGCGTTCTCCCACTACCGTGGTATCCCACCTCCCGACTCGTGGGATACCACTCCTGTTGGACCTGCGGGAGACTGATCCTGTCACGAGGTTGCGGTTTGGGGGAATCTCACTCTCGGGACACAAAAGGTCTGCCTCGCCGGCAGGCCTTTCGTTTTGTGGGGATTGCCTCATCCCACCTCGGGCACCAGTCCTCCTGCCCCTCCGTAACCGATACCGCACTACCTCTGTGCTACCCAGCCGCACCACTTGTGGGATACCCAACAGGAGCAGGCTGCGAGACACTAAGCCTGTCAAGAGGGTTGCGGTTTGGGGGAATCTCAGCTCTCAGGGCACGAACGGCCTGCCATACGGCAGGCCGTTCGTATTTGCCGCCCAAAGAGCCTCCCAGATCACCGGTCTCAGCCTTCCGTTCATGCATCTGTCGCCCGGCCCGTATAAAATAAGACATGGCAACCGCCCCGACCGAATCGAAGACCGGGACCCAGACCGGCTCGCCCGCCGAGCAGAACGCCACGCTCTTCGCCGAGAAGTTCCAGCAACTTGTCGACACGGTCCATGCCAATCGCCCCTCCGACGATACCGAGATCATCCGCCGCGCCTGGCAGTTCTGCCTGGAACACCACGACGGGCAGCTCCGCGCCTCGGGCGAGCCCTACGTCTTGCATCCGCTCGAGGTCGCCATCGTCCTCGCCAGCATGAAGCTCGACTCGACGGCCATCGCCGCCGGTCTGCTCCACGACGCAGTGGAAGATACGCCCGTCACCACCGCCGACATCACCACCCGCTTCGGCGAACAGGTCGCCCACATCGTCGAGGGCGTCACCAAGATCGACAAGATCGAATTTGCCAACAAGGAAGACCGCCAGGCGGAGAACGTCCGCAAGATGCTTCTCGCCATGGTCTCCGACGTGCGCGTCGTCCTCATCAAGCTCGCCGACCGCCTGCACAACATGCGCACGCTCCAGCATCTGAAGCCGGAGAAACAGCAGGCCATCGCACGTGAAACTCTCGACATCTATGCGCCGCTCGCCCACCGCCTGGGCATGGGTAAGGTCCGCGGCGAGCTCGAAGACCTGGCCTTCCGTTACGTCGATCCCATCCAGTACGAGCAGGTACAGGAAGCCGTCGACGAGCGCCGCAGCGAAGGCGAACAGTTTCTCTCCGGCGTCGAGGCCCTGCTCAATGAGAAGCTCCGCGAGGCCAACATCAAGGCCCGCGTGCAGTGGCGTATCAAGCGTCTCTACTCCATCAACCAGAAGCTGCAGAAGTCGCAGATCTCGGTGGACCAGGTCTACGACCTTCTCGCCCTGCGCGTCATTACCGCCAGCGTTCCCGACTGCTACGCGGTCTTCGGCATCATTCACAGCATCTGGCGTCCTATCCCTGGCCGCATCAAGGACTTCATCGCCATGCCGCGGCCGAATCTGTATCAGTCCCTGCACACAACCGTGATGGGCGAAGCCGGCCACCAGTTCGAGGTCCAGATTCGCACCGAGGAGATGCACCGCATCGCCGAAGAAGGCATCGCCGCGCATTGGAAGTACAAGGCAGGCGGCTCACCGATCTCGGCGCGAGATGAGCAACGCCTCACCTGGGTCCGCCAACTCGTCGAGTGGCAGCGCGAGATGAGCGATCCGAACGAATTCCTTTCGACGCTCAAGATCGATCTCTACCCGGAAGAGGTTTACACCTTTACGCCGAAGGGCAAGGTCGTCGTGCTTCCCAAGGACGCGAGTCCTCTCGACTTTGCCTATTCGATTCATACGGAAGTCGGCCATACCTGTACCGGCGCAAAGGTGAACGGGCGCATCGTGCCGCTGCGCTATAAGCTGCGCAACGGCGACATTGTCGAGGTCATCACCCAGACCGGCCACACGCCGAGCCGCGACTGGCTCTCGATCGTCAAGAGCTCGCGCGCTCGCAACAAGATCAAGCACTGGCTCAATGAGCACCAGCGCGAGCGGGCCATCGAGATTGGCCGCAAGCTGCTGGAGCGCGAAGCCCGCAAGTACAAGATCTCGCTCTCGAAGTACGACGAGTCCGACTACGAGCGCATCGCTATCGACTACAGCCTGACCACGCCGAACGACCTCATGTCGGCCATCGGCTTCGGCAAGTATTCGGCGCGGCAGGTGCTCAACCGTCTTGCTCCGGGCGTCATCAGCCAGCCCACGCCGCAGCCCGGCATCGAAACCGACTCCGGCAATGGGCCCTCCGATACCGTCAAGCGCGTCGCCATCACCAGCAATGCCGACTCTCTCCAGGTGGAAGGCCAGGACGAGTTCCTCGTCTACCGCGCGCGATGTTGCAATCCGATCCGCGGCGAAGAGATTATCGGCTACGTCACGCGCGGCAAGGGTGTCGCCGTCCACGCCCGCAGCTGCCCCAACGTGCAGAACCTTCTTTATGAGTCGGATCGCCGCATCGCCGTGGAATGGGCGCGCGCAGGCGACGATATCGCGGGCCGCAAACTTACTTACCCTGTGAAGCTAACTGTCTTCTGCGATGACCGCACCGGCATGCTCAAGGAGCTCACTGCCGTCATCAGCGACGAGAACACCAACATCCGCACCGTCGACTCCAAGCCGGGAGAGAACGACGACGCCATCGTCGAATTCGTCGTCGAAGCCGAAGACCTCCGCCACCTGAACCGGCTGGTCATGGGCCTGCGCCGCGTTCCCGGCGTACGTGACGTGCAGCGGTCGCAAAAGCTGTAAGCTTCCAGGCAGGCTGCTCTCGACACTGGTTTACGGATTACTGATCCGCCAGGCATGCGCCGCAGTTGTTGTGCAGCAGGATGTTGTAGATCTTGTCCAGATCCCGCAGGTGGCTTCGAATCAGGCCGATCTCTGTCGCGGCTGCGGAGCTCGATTTGTCTTCGGGATTGTCGACCATATCGGCGGTCACCTGTGTCTGCGTGGCGCTGTATCGATCCCAGGCTTGCTCGGATGCTTCGAAGTCTTTGAGCATCAGTGGCGGGAACAGGCGCTCCCTGGCTTGGATACTCATCCGGATCGCCGAGCGAAATGCGTTCAGGTTGGACCTGGATTGCAGCAGCGCAGTTTTGTAACAGGCATCGATTTCCGCGGATGTTACCTGGTTCGGGCAATCCCCTTTGGCCGCGCGATCCATCTCTGCCGTAAACGCCATCTTTGCTTCCGCCCGGATGGGGGCAAGAGAAAGCTGCACAGCCTGCTGGCCAAGCAGGGGCAGCGACAGCACGAAGACAAAAAACAGGGACTTCATCACGTCGCACGCAGTATCGCAAAGCCTGCCAGCCCTGTTCAATCCCCATTCCATTCCAGCCGATAGGGAACAGGACAAGTGCGCACAGGGGCCATGCTGTCGATGACGGCCCGATGCTCTCCGGAAGCTATAAATCCGTTGTTGTATACAACGTAGCCGTACTGTATAACACGCGATAAGCGCAAGTCGCGCCTGTTCCCCTTCATTTCTTTCCCGGAGCCTCTGCTCATGCCGCGTCTTCGCTGTGCTTCTGTTTCTGCCAGACTTTCCTTCGTTCTTCTGGCCTGTAGCTCGCTGCCCGCACTCGCCGCGCCGGTTGCGCCCGCAGCCATCAACCGCCGCATGCCGGACTTCATCCAGAACTACTCGGCCGACCTGCGCTCACTGGAGATGACCTACACCATCCCTTTCGAACCCTCGACCTTCGACCGGATGGAAAAGTTCTACAACGACGAGCTCACGGCACTCCATGCCATCTCCTTCGATTCGCTCACCTCGCAGGAAGACCGCGTCGACTATGTGCTCATCAAGACGCACATCACCGGCGAACTGCACCAGCTGGCCATCCAGAAGCATGAAGCGGAGGAGACGCATCCGCTGTTGCCCTATGCGACGACCATCGAGGGCTTCATCGACGGCAAGCGCAAGATGCAGCGCCCCAATGCCGAGCAGACCGCCAAGGCGCTCAGTGAGATGGTGAAAGCGATCCACGCCGCCGAGCACGATCTCGCGCCGAAGCCTGATTCCGCGAAAAAGGTAAGCCCCATCGTCGCCAACCGCACCGTCGAGGCCAGCGAGCTGCTGCAGGAGCAGCTCCACCAGTGGTACGGACAGTACACGGGCTACGATCCCGACTTTACCTGGTGGGTTGACCAGCCATACAAAGACGCGGACAAGGCCATCACCGAGTACATCAGCTTTCTCAAGTCGAAGCTGGTCGGCATCGCGCCCGACGACAAGACCACGATCATTGGCGATCCCGTGGGCCGCGATGCCCTGCTGGCTGAGCTGAAGGACAACGACATCCCTTACACACCGGAAGAGCTGATCGCCATCGCCCAGACCGAGTACGACTGGTGCATGAAGCAGATGCTCGAAGCCTCGCGCGAGATGGGCTACGGCGATAACTGGCACGCCGCCGTCGAGAAGGTAAAGGAAATGCACGTGGCGCCGGGCGAGCAGCCCGAGGTAATCCGCGACCTGGTCGACTCCGGCGCCGACTTCGCCACGCAGCATGATCTGGTCACCGTGCCGCCGCTCGCCAAAGAGACGCTGCGCATGATCATGATGACGCCCGAGCGCCAGCTGGTGAATCCGTTCTTCACCGGCGGCAACGAGATCAGCGTCTCCTACCCGACCGACACCATGACCTACGAGCAACGCGAGATGAGCATGCGCGGCAACGCGACGCCGCTTTCGCACGCGACTGCCTTCCACGAGATGATCCCCGGGCACTTCCTGCAGTTCTACATGTCGGCCCGCTACAACCCGTACCGCCGTGTCTTCGAGACACCCTTCTGGCACGAGGGCAACTCGCTCTGGTGGGAGATGCTCTACTGGGACCTGGGTTACGACAAGACGCCGGAAGAGCGCGTGGGCGCGCTGGCGTGGCGTATGCACCGCTCGGCGCGCGTGATCTTTACGATGAACTTCCACCTGGGCAAGTGGACGCCGCAGCAGTGCGTGCAGTTCCTTATCGACAATGTGGGCTTTGAGCCGGACAACGCGACCGGTGAGGTGCGCCGCTCGTTCAATGGCTCAGTCGGCCCGCTCTATCAGTGCGCGTACCTGATGGGAGGCCTGCAGTTCCGCGCGCTGCATCATGAACTGGTGGACTCGGGCAAGATGACCAACCGCGAGTTCCACGACGCTATCCTGCACGAGAACTCGATGCCGATCGAGCTGCTGCGCGCCGACCTCGAGAACCAGAAGCTCACACCGGACTTCACGACCAGCTGGAAGTTCTATGGCGAGCATCCGGTGCATCCATAGGCAAGCTTCCATCCCCAGGCCGAATCCGGTCTGGGGATGGAAGCTTGAAGATGCCTCGTCACCACTTCTTGCGCATACGGAGAAAAATCACCGCCGAAAAGCCGACATATGAGGACTGGCTAGGCGCAAGATAGTGTGACTGGCGATAGTATTATTGGCGCCATCCCTAAAACATCCTGTGAGGACGTTGATGCCCCTGAGCAATGCATACGTGCTGGCGACAAACCGTATCCCAGATATTTTCAGCAAAATCCGAGATGGACAAGCGCCTGAAAGATTCACGCGTCAACTCTTAAGAGACTGGGGGTTTACCTCTTCCAACGATCACGCTTTCATACCACTTCTGAAGGCGCTAGGTTTTCTATCTTCGGAGGGCAAGCCGACACAGCGCTATAACGATTATCGAGATCATTCCCGCTCAAAACTGATAATGGCAGAAGCGCTGCGCGATGCCTATGGCGATATTTTTCTCATTAAAGAGCACCCGACGCAATCCGACAAAGATGCGATCGAAGGAAAGTTCAAAAGCTTCCACAACGCGAGCGAGAACGTGGCCGGCTTGATGGCAAAGACTTTCATGGGGCTTCTCAGTCTAGCTGACCTTTCGAAGAAACCGGGGAATACATCCCCGGCTAAAGAGCCCGAGAAGAAAGCAGAATTAGATATTCAGCCCCCTCCACACATGCATGGTCAAGGTGTTTCGGGTCTGCACTACAACATCCAGATACACCTTCCAGCAACAAAAGACGTCGAGGTCTACAACGCTATATTTAAATCGCTCAAGGAGCACCTTTTTGAAAAATAGCGAGGTCCGAGATTTCTTATTCCGTGGCCTCATGTTCGAAGCCGAGTCTGAAAAGTTCCGTTTGGCGGGTATTCAGATAGGAGCGGATTCAACTGAGGCCGAAGAGAATCTCCTAAAGGAAGCGCTCGCCCCTTTCGGAATAGCGAGGCGGAATAACGCGCTGGAGATGGCTCGCCTTTTTGCCGTATTGTTTTGTTTCGAAAATGAAATCCGCGACTTCATTCGCGAGGCGCTTGCAGAGAAAGAAGGGCTGGATTGGGTCGAAAAATTACCGCCAAAGATAAAGGAGCACGCCGAGTCAAGGCGGGAGTCGGCGTTGAAGGATTCTTGGCTCGAAGGTGAGAAATCTGATTTGTTAGGATTTGTCGACTTTGGCCAACTCGCACAGATCATCGTTGCGAAATGGGAGATATTCAAAGACGTGATCCCAACGCAGCATTGGTTAAAACAGCGCATGGATGAGCTTGAGAAATGCCGAAACTTTATTGCTCATAACAGAATGCTCTTGCCGAGCGAATTTCAACGAATCTATATGTACATCGCGGATTGGAACCGCGTGATTGGGCTTTAGCGTATCAGGTAAATCTTCTAGATGTTCCTTCGCCTTCTTCGCTCCGTATGGGCGGTTTTCCCAGTAGGCTCGTTAGTTATGGCAGACAAATCGAGTTTCAAGCATGGGCGTCGTCCATCTGTCACAGGGTCGCCAGGCCCTCTTCCCCGCCGATACTTTTGTGCTCACCAGTGCTATGCAGGCAACCCCGAGTCAGGAAAAGATTGCAATTGCAGAGGTTGTCGAGGCAAAGCTCATGGGCGTGGAAAAGCCTATGCGTTCAACAATGGCTTTCTCAAGAATTCGCCTCCAACTTCGCGAAAACCACCCGAGGACCAAGAGGAGCTTTTTCCGAGCGAACTTGGAATGGACTCCTGATAAACGCCGTTATCGTCACTGCCGACAAGCCGACATATCGGGAGTAGTTCTTCAAATTTTGTTTGGCATCTGGCCAGTGAAGCTACTCGCGAGCTGCGTGAACCAACGCATCGCCAGTGCGCAGTAGTAGAGAGATTCCCTCACCAGGTTTGAAGATCGCAGAGCTGACAAAGGCGCCATTGATGAGCAGGGACAACTGACCGGCGAGCTGATCCGGACGGGCCACTCCTAAGCGCTCGGCGATGCTCTTTAATCGTTTCCGCATTTCGCGCTTGTGTGCCGCTGCAACCTTCCGTGCCGGGTGGTCGGCCTCTGGAAACTCCGCCGCCACATTGATCTGCGGACAGCCACGGTAATTGGAGCGTCCGACGCGCTCGCCAATCCATTTCAATTGAGCTTTCAACTCGGCGGCTGGCTGGTCCATGTGTTGCCTCGCAACCCGCTCCCAGGTACCCCAGAAGTCCTCGTCCTCGCGTCTCAGAAAGGCAGCCACAAGTTCATCCTTCGTCCCGAAGAATCGGTACAGACTGGTTTTTGCGACACCAGCCTTCTCCACGATCAAATCGACACCCACCGCTCGCACCCCCTGCTCGTAAAACAGCGCACACGCTGTATCAAGGATTGCCTCTTTGACACCGCGAACGGGCGTTGCTGCTGGAACTACCTTGCTTTTCATGGGTCCTCCGAAGAACCGCCTTATTGACATGATACAGACTTGTACGTAGCGTATAAAACATACAGGTCTGTATCATCCAGGAGGAGATCCTTTGAGACCATTCGCACCACATCACGTTCAGAAAACCGTAGCGGTCTTCGGAGCTGCGGGCCATACGGGGCGCTTCGTGGTACACGAGTTGCTGCGTCACGGCATCACGCCCATCGCCGTCGCTCGTGATCTTGCAACGCTCGCCGCTGCTGGTTTTCCAGAGCATACTGTTTTGTTGCGCCAAGCGTCAGTCCAAGACCTACCGTCTCTTCTCAAAGGATTTGAGGGGGCCGCAGCCGTCATCAATTGTGCCGGGCCATTTCTTGAGACAGCCGACGCTGTAGCGAATGCCGCTTTGCGTTCCGGGATGCACTACCTCGACGTCACGGCCGAACAGCCCAGTGCACGAGAGATTCTGGATAAATACGACAAAGACGCGCGGACAGCAGGCATCTCTGTCGTTCCTTCGATGAGCTTCTACGGCGGTTTCGTTGACCTGCTGGCCACCGAAGCGATGGGCGACTGGAACCATGCCGATACCATCGACGTAATGATCGGTCTCGATAGCTGGCATCCTACGCGTGGTACGCGCCTCACAGGAGAGAAGAATATCTCGGAGAGATTGGTGGTCTCTTCCGGCAGACCTGTTCCCATATCTTCGCCGCGCCAACAGCGAAACTGGCAATTCGCCCCTCCGCTCGGTCAACAGCCAATGGTAGAGGTTCCCTTTGCAGAGATGGTGCTATTCCCCAGGCACGTGCAGGTGTCCGAACTCCACACATGGCTCAATCGCCTGGCGCTCGATGACCTTCACGACTCTTCGACCCCGCCCCCGCGGTCTGCTGACGACAGCGGGCGTTCTCCGCAACGCTTCCTCGTTGAGGTCGTCATAGCGCGTAAGGCCGAAGTGCGCCGCATCGTCGCACAAGGGCGCGATATCTATGCCTTTTCGGCAACGCTGGTCTGCAAGGCGGTGGAGCGATTACTCAACGGCAACATCAGCGGTGCGGGGGCCCAGCCACCGGGGGTCGTATTCAACGCACGAGAACTTCTCTCAGCCCTGTCGCCGGAATACCTCACTTTCGAGAGCAGTGTAGGCAATCGCAGCCCGGATCAGTGGACTTCCCGTAAATCCCTGTAAACGCGCCTGTGTTGAGTTGAGCACCGCAGGCAGTCCAGGGGAAGGTGCAGGAAGTGGGAACGAGCCTGTTACGAGACTCACCGAACGTTATTTTGCGGGACTGATTGCTGACGAAAAGCCGACTAATGAGATGGTCCGCCGCTGTAACCCTCTGCTGAGGCGGAGGATGGTATCAGCGGTTTCAGAGGAGGATCATCGACATGCAGATTCGTTCGG contains the following coding sequences:
- a CDS encoding class I SAM-dependent rRNA methyltransferase, with amino-acid sequence MKTDKQATGKGPRAERPAQAKSKGKSLANRQEKRDGARRPAQKSVRPAPALEMGEAGVAVVSRRGAERLRRGHVWVYRSDIAALPADAIVEAGAEADAPRLLTVNDTRGVALGTALYSPYSEIALRLISTEVLESEAAWLGLLASRLKAAIEQRQPIFTGTDTDASRLVFSEADGLPGLIVDKYGRLVVVQLLSKALDSVAVRIVVTETLRAALGPEVSVIVERPDPRIRELEKLSADAGSAPLWSAEEEPLLKTVFRLNGLAFHYDAAAGQKTGAFLDQRENYSAAARYAHGEALDVCTYQGGFALHLAQTCSRVTGVDVSHASLEVAESNLGLNPHLKAQVDWMEANAFDLLKDWSEAGTKFDTIVLDPPAFAKSKRAVEGALRGYKEMNLRAMKMLRPGGVLVTNSCSHHVSGAEFQAVVAAAAGDVGRRVRLLERRGAAADHPVVLTIPETEYLKCLVLKVE
- a CDS encoding RelA/SpoT family protein; translated protein: MATAPTESKTGTQTGSPAEQNATLFAEKFQQLVDTVHANRPSDDTEIIRRAWQFCLEHHDGQLRASGEPYVLHPLEVAIVLASMKLDSTAIAAGLLHDAVEDTPVTTADITTRFGEQVAHIVEGVTKIDKIEFANKEDRQAENVRKMLLAMVSDVRVVLIKLADRLHNMRTLQHLKPEKQQAIARETLDIYAPLAHRLGMGKVRGELEDLAFRYVDPIQYEQVQEAVDERRSEGEQFLSGVEALLNEKLREANIKARVQWRIKRLYSINQKLQKSQISVDQVYDLLALRVITASVPDCYAVFGIIHSIWRPIPGRIKDFIAMPRPNLYQSLHTTVMGEAGHQFEVQIRTEEMHRIAEEGIAAHWKYKAGGSPISARDEQRLTWVRQLVEWQREMSDPNEFLSTLKIDLYPEEVYTFTPKGKVVVLPKDASPLDFAYSIHTEVGHTCTGAKVNGRIVPLRYKLRNGDIVEVITQTGHTPSRDWLSIVKSSRARNKIKHWLNEHQRERAIEIGRKLLEREARKYKISLSKYDESDYERIAIDYSLTTPNDLMSAIGFGKYSARQVLNRLAPGVISQPTPQPGIETDSGNGPSDTVKRVAITSNADSLQVEGQDEFLVYRARCCNPIRGEEIIGYVTRGKGVAVHARSCPNVQNLLYESDRRIAVEWARAGDDIAGRKLTYPVKLTVFCDDRTGMLKELTAVISDENTNIRTVDSKPGENDDAIVEFVVEAEDLRHLNRLVMGLRRVPGVRDVQRSQKL
- a CDS encoding lysozyme inhibitor LprI family protein, which codes for MKSLFFVFVLSLPLLGQQAVQLSLAPIRAEAKMAFTAEMDRAAKGDCPNQVTSAEIDACYKTALLQSRSNLNAFRSAIRMSIQARERLFPPLMLKDFEASEQAWDRYSATQTQVTADMVDNPEDKSSSAAATEIGLIRSHLRDLDKIYNILLHNNCGACLADQ
- a CDS encoding DUF885 family protein; amino-acid sequence: MPRLRCASVSARLSFVLLACSSLPALAAPVAPAAINRRMPDFIQNYSADLRSLEMTYTIPFEPSTFDRMEKFYNDELTALHAISFDSLTSQEDRVDYVLIKTHITGELHQLAIQKHEAEETHPLLPYATTIEGFIDGKRKMQRPNAEQTAKALSEMVKAIHAAEHDLAPKPDSAKKVSPIVANRTVEASELLQEQLHQWYGQYTGYDPDFTWWVDQPYKDADKAITEYISFLKSKLVGIAPDDKTTIIGDPVGRDALLAELKDNDIPYTPEELIAIAQTEYDWCMKQMLEASREMGYGDNWHAAVEKVKEMHVAPGEQPEVIRDLVDSGADFATQHDLVTVPPLAKETLRMIMMTPERQLVNPFFTGGNEISVSYPTDTMTYEQREMSMRGNATPLSHATAFHEMIPGHFLQFYMSARYNPYRRVFETPFWHEGNSLWWEMLYWDLGYDKTPEERVGALAWRMHRSARVIFTMNFHLGKWTPQQCVQFLIDNVGFEPDNATGEVRRSFNGSVGPLYQCAYLMGGLQFRALHHELVDSGKMTNREFHDAILHENSMPIELLRADLENQKLTPDFTTSWKFYGEHPVHP
- a CDS encoding DUF5343 domain-containing protein, with protein sequence MPLSNAYVLATNRIPDIFSKIRDGQAPERFTRQLLRDWGFTSSNDHAFIPLLKALGFLSSEGKPTQRYNDYRDHSRSKLIMAEALRDAYGDIFLIKEHPTQSDKDAIEGKFKSFHNASENVAGLMAKTFMGLLSLADLSKKPGNTSPAKEPEKKAELDIQPPPHMHGQGVSGLHYNIQIHLPATKDVEVYNAIFKSLKEHLFEK
- a CDS encoding Swt1 family HEPN domain-containing protein codes for the protein MKNSEVRDFLFRGLMFEAESEKFRLAGIQIGADSTEAEENLLKEALAPFGIARRNNALEMARLFAVLFCFENEIRDFIREALAEKEGLDWVEKLPPKIKEHAESRRESALKDSWLEGEKSDLLGFVDFGQLAQIIVAKWEIFKDVIPTQHWLKQRMDELEKCRNFIAHNRMLLPSEFQRIYMYIADWNRVIGL
- a CDS encoding TetR/AcrR family transcriptional regulator, which produces MKSKVVPAATPVRGVKEAILDTACALFYEQGVRAVGVDLIVEKAGVAKTSLYRFFGTKDELVAAFLRREDEDFWGTWERVARQHMDQPAAELKAQLKWIGERVGRSNYRGCPQINVAAEFPEADHPARKVAAAHKREMRKRLKSIAERLGVARPDQLAGQLSLLINGAFVSSAIFKPGEGISLLLRTGDALVHAARE
- a CDS encoding saccharopine dehydrogenase family protein is translated as MRPFAPHHVQKTVAVFGAAGHTGRFVVHELLRHGITPIAVARDLATLAAAGFPEHTVLLRQASVQDLPSLLKGFEGAAAVINCAGPFLETADAVANAALRSGMHYLDVTAEQPSAREILDKYDKDARTAGISVVPSMSFYGGFVDLLATEAMGDWNHADTIDVMIGLDSWHPTRGTRLTGEKNISERLVVSSGRPVPISSPRQQRNWQFAPPLGQQPMVEVPFAEMVLFPRHVQVSELHTWLNRLALDDLHDSSTPPPRSADDSGRSPQRFLVEVVIARKAEVRRIVAQGRDIYAFSATLVCKAVERLLNGNISGAGAQPPGVVFNARELLSALSPEYLTFESSVGNRSPDQWTSRKSL